CCCGTAGCAGGTATGATCATACACGTGGCCGTCGCTACAGCGCAATTGCGAGCTTGAGCACCATCTATGTCCATTTGTCTCAGGTCTGCCGTGGCTACCAATATGCGATTACCTGCATGAATTACGCGAGCGGTTGCGACGACTGTCCCTCCGCTGACCGACACCGGCCGCAAGAAATTCACCTTTAGCTCAATGGTGGTGGACACCTTACCGCTGGGCACGCAAGTGTCGCAAGCCCAGGCTAGGGCGGTGTCGAGGAGGGTTGCGATTGCTCCTCCCGCAATGAGCCCAAGCGGATTCCTGAGGCCTTCGTGGGGCTTAAGCTGCAACGAAACTTCGCCTTCTTTGGCATGAACGACCGAAATATCCAGTCGTCGGATCAAGAATGAACAGCACCTTGTCGTAGCGCAGCGTCAGGCATTGCGACAGCGTGCGCACTTCCTTGCGGCACATGGCGCCATCGAGGTTCTCATGCTCGGCCAGCGGCCGGTGCATATCCTTCGGATTGCGTGGCGGTTTG
The DNA window shown above is from Rhizobium favelukesii and carries:
- a CDS encoding PaaI family thioesterase encodes the protein MIRRLDISVVHAKEGEVSLQLKPHEGLRNPLGLIAGGAIATLLDTALAWACDTCVPSGKVSTTIELKVNFLRPVSVSGGTVVATARVIHAGNRILVATADLRQMDIDGAQARNCAVATATCMIIPATG